The proteins below are encoded in one region of Antennarius striatus isolate MH-2024 chromosome 7, ASM4005453v1, whole genome shotgun sequence:
- the tor3a gene encoding torsin-3A, which produces MFTWWFLPVLWGLSAEADFFHLNSISNVSTYYFNYIYCNIWEGDCQPHQDDATQQVPTRDPWAGFPQDYVSLLHQWYCSLGQCCESGDCRITNNITGLERDLQTKLHGQHLAQSVVLKAIQGFVNNPESNKPLTLSFHGWSGTGKNFVARIIADNLYRDGVKSECVRLFIAPFHFPHGRLVDTYKGQLREAIRDMVLRCSQTLFIFDEAEKLHPGLIDAIKPYMDHYDNVDGVSYRRAIFLFLSNIGGATINDVALDFWHSGQNREDIGMEDLEHRLRAETMESQGGFAQSELMSGHLIDFFVPFLPLEYRHVKLCARDAYAARGLEMDDTTLDEVAKAMLYVPKEERLFSAQGCKSIPQRINFFLP; this is translated from the exons ATGTTTACATGGTGGTTCCTGCCAGTTCTCTGGGGGCTGTCGGCAGAGGCCGACTTCTTCCACCTGAACAGCATTTCCAATGTGTCCACTTACTATTTCAACTACATCTACTGTAACATCTGGGAGGGCGACTGTCAGCCCCATCAAGACGATGCCACACAGCAAG TTCCGACCCGAGACCCGTGGGCCGGGTTCCCTCAGGACTACGTGAGTCTGCTCCATCAGTGGTACTGTAGTCTGGGGCAGTGCTGCGAGTCCGGAGACTGCAGGATCACCAACAACATCACAG GTCTGGAGAGGGACCTTCAGACGAAGCTCCACGGGCAGCACCTCGCACAATCTGTGGTTCTGAAAGCCATCCAAGGTTTTGTAAACAACCCAGAATCCAACAAGCCTCTCACCCTCTCCTTTCATGGCTGGTCTGGTACTGGCAAGAACTTTGTGGCTCGTATCATCGCTGATAACCTGTATCGCGATGGGGTGAAGAGCGAGTGTGTCCGACTGTTCATCGCCCCATTCCACTTCCCACATGGCAGACTGGTTGACACGTACAAG GGGCAGCTGAGAGAGGCGATCCGCGACATGGTGCTGCGCTGCTCTCAGACTCTGTTCATATTTGATGAAGCAGAGAAGCTTCATCCAGGCCTCATTGATGCCATCAAACCCTACATGGATCACTATGACAATGTGGATGGTGTCAGCTACCGCAGAGctatcttcctcttcctcag TAATATTGGTGGAGCAACGATCAACGATGTAGCACTGGACTTCTGGCACTCCGGTCAAAATCGAGAGGACATCGGTATGGAAGATCTGGAGCATCGACTACGAGCTGAAACCATGGAATCTCAAG GTGGGTTTGCTCAGAGCGAGCTGATGTCTGGCcatttgattgatttctttGTGCCATTCTTGCCTCTGGAGTACCGCCATGTAAAGCTCTGTGCCCGGGATGCCTATGCAGCTCGAGGCCTGGAGATGGACGATACTACGCTGGATGAGGTTGCCAAGGCAATGCTTTATGTCCCTAAAGAAGAAAGACTTTTCTCTGCCCAGGGATGCAAATCCATACCCCAGCGGATAAACTTCTTTCTTCCCTAG
- the calr gene encoding calreticulin, translating into MSALSLLLLVMSAVSTLAESSVYFREQFEDGDAWKSRWVESKHKSDYGTFVLTAGKFYGDSEKDKGLQTSQDARFYAMSTRFDDFSNQGKPLVIQFTVKHEQSIDCGGGYIKLFPSGLNQEDMHGDSVYNLMFGPDICGPGTKKVHVIFNYKGKNHLINKDIRCKDDEYSHLYTLIVNPDNTYEVKIDNKKAESGNLEDDWDFLPPKRIKDPEAKKPEDWDDREKIPDPDDKKPEDWDKPENIPDPDAKKPDDWDDEMDGEWEPPMVTNPDYKGEWKPKEMDNPAYKGKWIHPEIDNPEYTADSEIYKYNSIGVIGLDLWQVKSGTIFDNFLITDDPNLAEEVGNDTWGKTKDAEKKMKESQEEEERKKREEEDSKRKEEAKEEDEDEERDDDEEEEEEEEEEEGDEQDEQQQEEEEENEDTDSKLKDEL; encoded by the exons ATGTCCGCCttgtcgctgctgctgctggtcatGTCGGCTGTCTCCACATTGGCCGAGTCCTCTGTGTATTTTCGAGAGCAATTTGAAGACGGAG ATGCCTGGAAGAGTCGCTGGGTGGAATCCAAGCACAAGTCTGACTACGGCACGTTTGTCCTGACTGCTGGGAAGTTCTATGGAGATTCAGAGAAAGATAAAG GTCTCCAGACGAGCCAGGATGCTCGCTTCTATGCCATGTCAACTCGGTTTGATGACTTCAGTAACCAGGGAAAACCTCTAGTCATCCAGTTCACTGTGAAACATGAGCAGAGCATTGACTGTGGTGGAGGCTACATCAAACTGTTCCCCTCTGGCCTCAACCAGGAGGACATGCATGGAGACTCGGTCTACAACCTCATGTTTG gTCCTGATATTTGTGGACCTGGAACAAAGAAGGTTCATGTCATCTTTAACTACAAAGGCAAAAACCATCTGATCAACAAGGACATCCGATGCAAG GATGATGAGTACAGCCACTTATATACACTGATTGTCAACCCTGACAACACTTATGAGGTCAAAATTGACAATAAGAAGGCTGAGTCTGGCAACTTGGAGGATGACTGGGACTTCTTGCCTCCAAAAAGAATTAAGGACCCTGAAGCCAAGAAGCCAGAGGACTGGGATGACAGGGAGAAGATTCCAGACCCTGATGATAAGAAACCAGAG GATTGGGACAAACCTGAGAACATTCCCGATCCTGATGCCAAGAAGCCTGATGACTGGGATGATGAGATGGATGGAGAGTGGGAACCACCAATGGTCACTAACCCCGACTACAAG GGTGAGTGGAAACCCAAAGAGATGGACAATCCTGCCTACAAAGGCAAGTGGATTCACCCGGAGATTGACAACCCGGAGTACACAGCAGATTCTGAGATCTATAAATATAACAGCATCGGCGTGATTGGACTCGACTTGTGGCAG GTTAAATCTGGTACTATTTTCGATAACTTCCTGATCACTGATGACCCCAACCTGGCGGAGGAAGTCGGTAATGACACATGGGGTAAAACTAAG GAtgcagagaagaagatgaaggaaagtcaggaagaggaggagagaaagaaacgtgaggaggaggacagtaagaggaaagaagaagcgaaagaagaggatgaggatgaagagagggatgacgacgaggaggaggaagaagaggaagaagaggaagagggggatgaacaggatgagcagcagcaggaggaagaagaggaaaatgaagacACAGACTCAAAACTCAAGGATGAGTTATAA